One Sphingomonas sp. FARSPH DNA segment encodes these proteins:
- a CDS encoding Gfo/Idh/MocA family protein has protein sequence MGKIARDQHLPAIAADPRFMLVATVSRHGGPEGELPFFPDIHALAASDVAVDAVALCTPPQVRRAIAETAIANGWHVFLEKPPGATLAEVEALRVAAEAKGISLFASWHSRYAPGVEPARRWLADKTLRNVTITWREDVRVWHPGQTWIWQPGGFGVFDPGINALSIATHILPRPFFVEEAELDVPSNCAAPIAARIAFRDAADVPIAMDLDFRQEGPQSWDIVVETDRGTLTLAKGGSELSVGGGEMPVAEDALHGEYPGLYARFAEIVAASTSDVDVAPLRHVADAFLRGRHISVEPFVE, from the coding sequence ATGGGCAAGATCGCGCGCGACCAGCATCTGCCCGCGATAGCCGCCGATCCGCGCTTCATGCTCGTCGCCACCGTCAGCCGCCACGGCGGGCCGGAGGGCGAGCTGCCCTTCTTTCCCGACATCCACGCGCTCGCCGCCAGCGACGTCGCGGTCGACGCGGTCGCGCTGTGCACACCGCCGCAGGTCCGCCGCGCCATCGCCGAAACCGCGATCGCCAACGGCTGGCACGTCTTCCTCGAAAAGCCGCCCGGCGCGACGCTGGCGGAGGTCGAGGCGCTCCGCGTTGCGGCCGAGGCGAAGGGGATCAGCCTGTTCGCCAGCTGGCACTCACGCTACGCACCCGGTGTCGAGCCGGCGCGGCGATGGCTGGCGGACAAGACGCTGCGCAACGTCACGATCACCTGGCGCGAGGACGTGCGCGTCTGGCATCCGGGGCAGACGTGGATCTGGCAGCCCGGCGGCTTCGGCGTTTTCGATCCCGGCATCAACGCGCTGTCGATCGCGACGCATATCCTGCCGCGCCCCTTCTTCGTCGAGGAAGCGGAACTCGACGTGCCGTCGAACTGCGCCGCGCCGATCGCCGCCCGCATCGCCTTCCGCGACGCCGCCGACGTGCCCATCGCGATGGACCTCGATTTCCGGCAGGAAGGGCCGCAAAGCTGGGACATCGTCGTCGAGACCGACCGCGGTACGCTCACGCTGGCGAAGGGCGGCTCCGAACTGTCGGTCGGCGGCGGCGAGATGCCCGTCGCCGAAGACGCGCTGCACGGCGAATATCCCGGCCTCTACGCCCGCTTTGCAGAGATCGTCGCGGCGAGCACGTCCGACGTCGACGTCGCGCCGCTGCGCCATGTCGCCGACGCCTTTCTGCGCGGCCGCCACATCAGCGTCGAACCCTTCGTCGAATGA
- a CDS encoding 2-dehydro-3-deoxy-6-phosphogalactonate aldolase produces MTDLIDRFHAAFAACPLVAILRGLTPEEAPAIGDALVEAGITLIEVPLNSPRPLDSIRLLADRLAGRALVGAGTVLTEAAVADVAAAGGQLIVSPNTDPAVIRASAARGLVSLPGYFTPSEAFAALAAGATALKLFPADGASPAMLKAQRAVLPHDVAVLAVGGVSPETIPTWRAAGADGFGLGSNLYRSGKVAADVAADAARFVSAIKDPA; encoded by the coding sequence ATGACCGACCTGATCGATCGTTTCCACGCGGCCTTTGCCGCCTGTCCCCTCGTCGCGATCCTGCGCGGCCTGACGCCGGAGGAAGCGCCCGCGATCGGCGATGCCTTGGTCGAGGCGGGGATCACCCTCATCGAGGTGCCGCTCAACTCGCCGCGTCCGCTCGACAGCATCCGCCTGCTCGCCGACCGGCTCGCCGGCCGTGCGCTGGTCGGCGCCGGCACCGTCCTCACCGAAGCCGCGGTGGCGGACGTCGCCGCAGCCGGCGGACAGCTCATCGTCTCGCCCAATACCGATCCCGCGGTGATCCGCGCCAGCGCCGCGCGCGGCCTCGTCTCGCTACCCGGCTATTTCACGCCCAGCGAGGCGTTCGCCGCGCTCGCCGCGGGCGCGACCGCGCTCAAGCTCTTCCCCGCCGACGGCGCCAGCCCGGCGATGCTCAAGGCGCAGCGCGCGGTGCTGCCGCACGACGTCGCCGTACTCGCGGTCGGCGGTGTTTCGCCGGAGACGATCCCGACGTGGCGCGCCGCGGGTGCCGACGGCTTCGGGCTCGGCTCCAACCTCTATCGCAGCGGCAAGGTCGCCGCCGATGTCGCGGCCGACGCCGCGCGCTTCGTTTCCGCCATCAAGGACCCGGCATGA
- a CDS encoding glycoside hydrolase family 2 TIM barrel-domain containing protein, translating into MRALMLAGAGLVGLMAGAAHAQDGAPQVQPVQVDASRPDWENPAVNYIGKEPARATGFPYESRAQAVANDPARSKRFLSLNGAWQFALSPNADQLPTGFEQPGYDASGWKTIKVPADWQAEGFDQPRYNNITYPFPANRPLIPHATDPVGSYRRDVDLPANWQGSDVLLHIGAAGSAYTVWVNGQKVGYSEDSKLPSEFDVTRFVHPGKNVVAIQVVRWSDGSYLEDQDFWRVSGIERDVYLIAAPATRIRDFFVHAGLDPAYRDGTLAVDLAVTPGAATSARYVLMDGDRIVAEGRRPVAAGKADRTLTLTGTVPGVKPWTAETPNLYTLLVELYDNKGALAQSTSARIGFRTVAIIDGRVTVNGRPITIRGANRHEHDPETFHVVSRALMEKDVQLMKRNNVNAIRTSHYPNDPYLYELADRYGLYVMDEANIESHAYMDYANKHPDDRAKYQVGFDPAWKDAHVSRVVNMVERDKNHPSIIFWSLGNEAGIGPNFEAAAAAAKARDPSRLVSYLGWGTWDGIHDHRPNWFADIYAPMYDPAVKMADYAKNWTFKQPMIQCEYAHMMGQSGGDLKDYWDTIYAHPDKLQGGFVWDWVDQSMYRYTKDGRRYWGDGGEYGPNPGGDIEFGDGLLQSDRTPNPQLYELRKVYAPVQFDGFDAASGRVTVRNRHDFRDLSGFTFDWVLDEDGVAVARGALPALTTAARSAEVVTLPLAGYARKPGAEYFVTVNVRSRDGAVPGVAGGTLVGFEQFALGASPGGTPRAPLPAGMPGAQLRETRDAVTLSLGDAALVVDRRTGLIRSYGRGGKVLLTGGTPHFWRAVTDNDIGIGVDKQLAVWKAMSDTRRVTAVRSRRNGGGAEVAVDYALGDGAATFTTTYTMAADGGVAVAGQLTPVKTDLPPPFRVGFAFAMPTDITTVEWYGRGPHESYVDRKTSAPIGLWRGKIAEQNHDFIRPQETGNKVDVRWMELSGVGANGAAGLRVEGDAPLMMNALAFPYADLDRHTPGTWKSTDIVPHGQVTLLVDGAQWGVGGDTQWSEFGKPLPQYRTKAEPTRVAFRLTPFTGDGTTPDKARPASATGEE; encoded by the coding sequence ATGCGGGCGCTGATGTTGGCGGGGGCGGGGCTGGTCGGCCTGATGGCGGGCGCGGCGCATGCGCAGGACGGCGCGCCGCAGGTGCAGCCGGTGCAGGTCGACGCCAGCCGTCCCGACTGGGAAAATCCCGCGGTCAATTACATCGGCAAGGAGCCCGCCCGCGCCACCGGCTTCCCCTACGAAAGCCGCGCGCAGGCCGTCGCCAACGATCCCGCCCGGTCGAAGCGGTTCCTGTCGCTCAACGGTGCGTGGCAATTCGCGCTGTCGCCCAACGCCGACCAATTGCCCACAGGGTTCGAACAGCCGGGCTATGACGCATCGGGCTGGAAGACGATCAAGGTCCCCGCCGACTGGCAGGCGGAGGGGTTCGACCAGCCGCGCTATAACAACATCACCTATCCCTTTCCCGCCAACCGTCCGCTGATCCCGCACGCCACCGATCCGGTGGGATCGTACCGGCGCGACGTCGACCTGCCCGCCAATTGGCAGGGAAGCGACGTGCTGCTTCATATCGGCGCAGCGGGATCGGCGTACACCGTGTGGGTCAACGGGCAGAAGGTCGGCTATTCGGAAGATTCGAAGCTGCCGAGCGAATTCGACGTCACGCGCTTCGTCCATCCGGGCAAGAACGTGGTCGCAATCCAGGTCGTCCGCTGGTCCGACGGCAGTTACCTCGAGGATCAGGATTTCTGGCGCGTGTCGGGGATCGAGCGTGACGTCTATTTGATCGCCGCGCCGGCGACGCGCATCCGCGACTTCTTCGTCCACGCCGGGCTCGATCCCGCCTATCGCGACGGCACACTGGCGGTCGACCTCGCGGTGACGCCGGGGGCGGCGACGTCGGCGCGCTATGTGCTGATGGACGGGGACCGCATCGTTGCGGAGGGGCGCCGGCCGGTCGCGGCGGGCAAGGCGGATCGCACGCTGACGCTGACCGGGACGGTGCCGGGGGTGAAGCCGTGGACCGCGGAGACGCCAAACCTCTACACTTTGCTGGTCGAGCTTTACGACAACAAGGGCGCGCTGGCGCAGTCGACGTCGGCGCGGATCGGCTTCCGCACCGTCGCGATCATCGACGGCCGCGTCACCGTCAACGGCAGGCCGATCACGATCCGCGGCGCGAACCGTCACGAGCACGACCCCGAGACGTTCCACGTCGTCAGCCGCGCGTTGATGGAAAAGGACGTGCAGCTGATGAAGCGCAACAACGTCAACGCCATCCGCACCTCGCACTATCCGAACGACCCGTATCTCTACGAACTCGCCGATCGCTACGGCCTCTATGTGATGGACGAGGCGAATATCGAGAGCCACGCGTACATGGATTACGCGAACAAGCATCCCGACGACCGCGCCAAATATCAGGTCGGCTTCGATCCCGCGTGGAAGGACGCGCACGTGTCGCGCGTCGTCAACATGGTCGAGCGCGACAAGAACCATCCCTCGATCATCTTCTGGTCGCTGGGCAACGAGGCGGGCATCGGCCCCAATTTCGAGGCGGCCGCCGCGGCGGCGAAGGCGCGCGATCCGTCGCGCCTCGTCAGCTACCTTGGCTGGGGGACGTGGGACGGGATCCACGATCATCGGCCCAACTGGTTCGCCGATATCTATGCGCCGATGTACGATCCGGCGGTGAAGATGGCGGATTATGCGAAGAACTGGACGTTCAAGCAGCCGATGATCCAGTGCGAATATGCGCATATGATGGGTCAGTCGGGCGGCGACCTGAAGGACTATTGGGACACGATCTACGCGCATCCCGACAAACTGCAGGGCGGCTTCGTGTGGGACTGGGTCGACCAGTCGATGTATCGTTACACCAAGGACGGGCGGCGGTACTGGGGCGACGGCGGCGAATATGGCCCCAACCCCGGCGGCGACATCGAATTCGGTGATGGGCTGCTACAATCGGATCGCACCCCCAATCCACAGTTGTACGAGCTGCGCAAGGTCTATGCGCCGGTGCAGTTCGACGGCTTCGACGCCGCGAGCGGCCGCGTCACGGTGCGCAACCGCCACGATTTCCGCGACCTGTCGGGCTTTACGTTCGACTGGGTGCTCGACGAAGATGGCGTCGCGGTGGCGCGGGGCGCGTTGCCGGCGCTGACCACCGCGGCGCGCAGCGCGGAGGTCGTGACGCTGCCGCTGGCGGGCTATGCGCGCAAGCCGGGGGCGGAATATTTCGTGACGGTCAATGTACGCAGCAGGGATGGCGCGGTGCCCGGCGTCGCCGGCGGGACGCTGGTCGGGTTCGAGCAGTTCGCGCTCGGCGCTTCGCCCGGCGGCACGCCCCGGGCTCCGCTGCCGGCGGGGATGCCGGGCGCGCAGCTGCGAGAGACGCGCGACGCCGTGACGCTGTCGCTGGGCGATGCGGCGCTGGTCGTCGATCGCCGGACGGGGCTGATCCGCAGCTACGGGCGCGGCGGCAAGGTGCTGCTGACCGGCGGCACCCCGCATTTCTGGCGCGCGGTGACCGATAACGACATCGGTATCGGCGTCGACAAGCAGCTCGCGGTGTGGAAGGCGATGAGCGACACGCGCCGCGTGACGGCGGTGCGGAGCAGGCGCAACGGCGGCGGGGCAGAGGTGGCGGTCGATTACGCGCTCGGCGACGGGGCGGCGACATTCACCACCACCTACACGATGGCGGCCGACGGCGGCGTCGCGGTGGCGGGGCAGTTGACGCCGGTGAAGACCGATCTGCCGCCGCCGTTCCGCGTCGGGTTCGCCTTCGCGATGCCGACCGACATCACGACGGTCGAATGGTATGGCCGCGGGCCGCACGAAAGCTACGTCGACCGCAAGACGAGCGCGCCGATCGGCCTGTGGCGGGGCAAGATCGCGGAGCAGAACCACGACTTCATCCGCCCGCAGGAAACCGGCAACAAGGTCGACGTGCGCTGGATGGAACTGTCGGGCGTCGGCGCGAACGGCGCTGCGGGCCTGCGCGTCGAGGGCGATGCGCCGCTGATGATGAACGCGCTCGCCTTCCCCTATGCCGACCTCGATCGGCATACCCCGGGGACGTGGAAGTCGACCGATATCGTGCCGCACGGGCAGGTCACGTTGCTGGTCGATGGCGCGCAATGGGGCGTCGGCGGCGATACGCAGTGGAGCGAATTCGGCAAGCCGCTGCCCCAATATCGCACCAAGGCGGAGCCGACGCGCGTCGCCTTCCGCCTGACGCCGTTCACCGGGGACGGGACGACGCCGGACAAGGCGCGGCCCGCCAGCGCGACGGGCGAGGAATGA
- a CDS encoding family 43 glycosylhydrolase gives MMRARLLSLLPLAAAALMAADAPAPRWDTPGDRNPLLPGYFADPSIVRDGGRWYILATIDPWGGDRLGLWTSDNGRDWRFSTPDWPTKQAATSPTSGDTKVWAPSVVRAPNGRWYMYVSVGSEIWVGSAPSPAGPWRDAHGGTPLVARDFAPAFHMIDAEAFVDDDGRAYLYWGSGLNWTNGHCFVVRLKSDMVSFDGAPRDVTPAHYFEAPFMVKAGGKYLLTYSDGNTTKDTYKVRYATGDTPFGPFREGANSPILQTDAARDIVSPGHHAVFRSDGHAYILYHRQALPWPQGGDAVLRQVAVDPLTLGRDGTIGTVVPSHGSAVDGFAAQRTRGFRWRATDAEGAKAADDNFATLWRGRTLVADLGARRAVSATRLLPEFPTHTYRFGVEASDDGTTWRSIAAVAARSGSPIVVPHAVQARYLRLVFPDGDGAAWEWVID, from the coding sequence ATGATGCGCGCGCGCCTGCTCTCGCTGCTGCCGCTCGCCGCGGCGGCGTTGATGGCGGCGGACGCGCCCGCGCCGCGCTGGGACACGCCGGGCGACCGCAACCCGCTGCTGCCCGGCTATTTCGCCGATCCCTCGATCGTGCGCGACGGCGGGCGCTGGTACATCCTCGCGACGATCGATCCCTGGGGCGGCGACCGGCTGGGCCTGTGGACGAGCGACAACGGCCGCGACTGGCGCTTCTCGACGCCCGACTGGCCGACCAAGCAGGCCGCGACCAGCCCGACCTCGGGCGATACGAAGGTCTGGGCACCCTCCGTCGTCCGCGCGCCGAACGGCCGCTGGTACATGTACGTGTCGGTCGGCAGCGAGATCTGGGTGGGCAGCGCGCCGTCGCCCGCCGGGCCGTGGCGCGATGCGCACGGCGGCACACCGCTCGTCGCGCGCGACTTCGCCCCCGCCTTTCATATGATCGACGCGGAGGCGTTCGTCGACGACGATGGCCGCGCCTATCTGTATTGGGGATCGGGCCTCAACTGGACCAACGGACATTGCTTCGTCGTCCGGCTGAAGTCCGACATGGTCAGCTTCGACGGCGCGCCGCGCGACGTGACGCCGGCGCATTATTTCGAGGCGCCGTTCATGGTGAAGGCGGGCGGCAAATATCTGCTCACCTACAGCGACGGCAACACGACGAAGGACACGTACAAGGTCCGCTATGCGACCGGCGACACGCCGTTCGGCCCGTTCCGCGAAGGCGCGAACAGCCCGATCCTGCAGACCGACGCGGCGCGCGACATCGTCAGCCCCGGCCATCATGCGGTGTTCCGGTCGGACGGCCACGCCTACATCCTCTATCACCGCCAGGCGCTGCCGTGGCCGCAGGGCGGCGACGCGGTGCTGCGCCAGGTCGCGGTCGATCCGCTGACGCTGGGCCGCGACGGGACGATCGGCACCGTCGTCCCCTCGCACGGCAGCGCGGTCGACGGTTTCGCCGCGCAGCGGACGCGCGGCTTCCGCTGGCGCGCGACGGATGCGGAGGGTGCGAAGGCGGCGGACGACAATTTCGCGACCCTGTGGCGCGGGCGCACGCTGGTCGCCGATCTGGGCGCGCGGCGCGCGGTCAGCGCGACGCGGCTGCTGCCCGAGTTTCCCACGCACACGTACCGCTTCGGGGTGGAGGCGTCGGACGACGGCACCACGTGGCGCAGCATCGCAGCCGTCGCGGCGCGTAGCGGATCGCCGATCGTCGTGCCGCACGCCGTCCAGGCGCGCTACCTGCGTCTCGTCTTCCCGGACGGCGATGGCGCGGCGTGGGAATGGGTGATCGACTAA
- a CDS encoding 2-dehydro-3-deoxygalactonokinase, with protein MSDACIAIDWGTTNRRAYLLAADGAVRDTIRDDRGVLAMAADDYPRDIAAFRRRWGMLPVIAVGMVGSTRGWHEAAYVAAPAGLDALAAACLRLPDDIAIVPGVALTGARADVMRGEEVQALGAVAAGLVPADALLAQPGTHNKWIALRGGRITDIATAMTGELFSLVKGHGILAGMLDGAVADGDAFRAGIARGAGARDLATALFEVRARVLLGTLPADDAAAFASGVLIGADVGARGDVPGATVHLLAIGGLADLYAAAVRACGGTPATIDSHAAFAAGAHALWKIIR; from the coding sequence GTGAGCGACGCCTGCATTGCGATCGACTGGGGAACGACCAACCGCCGCGCCTATCTGCTGGCTGCGGATGGCGCGGTGCGTGACACGATCCGGGACGATCGCGGCGTTCTGGCGATGGCGGCCGACGACTATCCGCGCGACATCGCCGCCTTTCGCCGCCGCTGGGGCATGCTGCCGGTGATCGCGGTCGGCATGGTCGGCTCGACGCGCGGCTGGCACGAGGCGGCCTACGTCGCCGCTCCCGCCGGCCTCGACGCGCTCGCCGCCGCCTGCCTGCGCCTGCCCGACGATATCGCGATCGTCCCCGGCGTCGCGCTGACCGGCGCGCGTGCCGACGTGATGCGCGGCGAGGAGGTGCAGGCGCTCGGCGCGGTCGCCGCCGGCCTCGTTCCCGCCGATGCGCTGCTTGCGCAGCCGGGCACGCATAACAAATGGATCGCACTGCGCGGCGGCCGCATCACCGATATCGCGACGGCGATGACGGGCGAGCTGTTCTCGCTCGTCAAGGGCCATGGCATCCTCGCCGGCATGCTCGACGGCGCGGTGGCGGATGGCGATGCCTTTCGCGCCGGTATCGCGCGCGGGGCCGGCGCGCGCGACCTCGCCACCGCCTTGTTCGAGGTGCGCGCGCGCGTGCTGCTCGGCACGCTCCCCGCCGACGATGCCGCCGCCTTCGCCAGCGGCGTGCTGATCGGCGCGGACGTCGGCGCGCGCGGCGACGTACCGGGCGCCACCGTCCACCTGCTCGCCATCGGCGGGCTCGCCGACCTTTACGCCGCCGCGGTCCGCGCGTGCGGCGGCACACCCGCGACGATCGACAGCCACGCCGCCTTCGCCGCCGGCGCGCACGCCCTTTGGAAGATAATCCGATGA
- the araD1 gene encoding AraD1 family protein produces MTLRLLQHLGPDGTRRVILSDADGSRFLRGVDTTLTLAQAAIAEGTSLADAARTRASDERVDIAAELAAGRLLPAIDHPDAARLTLAGTGLTHLGSAEGRDAMHKAAASSDRPTDSMRMFLEGVEGGKPVAGAIGQQPEWFYKGDGQALVGPGQPLTSPAFAQDGGEEPELAGVYLIGDDGTPFRLGVALANEFSDHVTERHNYLWLAHSKLRQAALGPELLIGDVPSDIRGTSRIVRDGTTLWEKPFLTGEDNMSHSLANLEYHHFKYGGFRRPGDLHIHFFGTATLSFSDQVRTQAGDVFEIEAPPFALPLRNPLAIAADAPVTVRAL; encoded by the coding sequence ATGACCCTTCGTCTCCTGCAGCATCTCGGCCCGGACGGGACGCGCCGCGTCATCCTGTCCGACGCGGACGGCAGCCGCTTTCTGCGCGGCGTCGACACGACGCTGACGCTGGCGCAGGCGGCGATCGCCGAGGGCACCTCGCTGGCCGATGCCGCCCGCACGCGCGCGAGCGACGAGCGCGTCGATATCGCCGCCGAACTCGCCGCCGGGCGCCTGCTGCCGGCGATCGACCATCCCGATGCGGCGCGACTGACGCTGGCGGGCACCGGCCTCACCCACCTCGGTTCCGCCGAGGGGCGCGACGCGATGCACAAGGCCGCGGCGTCGAGCGACCGGCCGACCGATTCGATGCGCATGTTTCTGGAGGGCGTTGAGGGCGGCAAGCCTGTTGCCGGCGCGATCGGCCAGCAGCCCGAATGGTTCTACAAGGGCGACGGCCAGGCGTTGGTCGGCCCCGGACAGCCGCTGACCTCGCCCGCCTTCGCGCAGGACGGCGGCGAGGAGCCCGAGCTTGCGGGCGTCTACCTGATCGGTGACGACGGCACGCCCTTCCGCCTCGGCGTCGCGCTCGCCAACGAATTCAGCGACCACGTGACCGAACGGCACAATTACCTGTGGCTCGCGCATTCGAAGCTGCGCCAGGCCGCGCTCGGCCCCGAACTGCTGATCGGCGACGTGCCGTCCGACATCCGCGGCACCAGCCGCATCGTCCGCGACGGGACGACGCTGTGGGAAAAGCCGTTCCTCACCGGCGAGGACAATATGTCGCACAGCCTCGCCAATCTCGAATACCATCACTTCAAATATGGCGGATTCCGCCGGCCCGGCGACCTCCACATCCACTTCTTCGGCACCGCGACGCTTTCCTTTTCCGATCAGGTGCGCACGCAGGCGGGCGACGTGTTCGAGATCGAGGCGCCGCCCTTCGCGCTGCCGCTGCGCAATCCGCTCGCCATCGCGGCCGACGCGCCGGTGACGGTGCGCGCGCTGTGA